From the genome of Acidobacteriota bacterium, one region includes:
- a CDS encoding efflux RND transporter permease subunit gives MRLARTAIDRPVTTMMFYIGVILIGFVSLRQLSVDLLPDISYPRLSVLTRFPGVAPEEIETMVTAPLEAAVSRVPGLRKVESLSREGVSFLTLEFVWGTDMDFAMLHTRERLDAARYGLPEGAETPTLIALDPQTRPIMVAAVSGRASLLELKEFSEELVKPRLEQLDGIGSAEVVGGAVREIHVEADPGLLSLYGLTIDQVASRIDAFNRNLQGGTILKGRFSYALRVIGEFAHAGELGDIPLATTPGRGVVRLRDVARVEDSVKEREGATRLNGKESVGLLIRKESGANTVAVTRTAKDTLNRITREYPQVEIFIVSEQARYIETAVASVKDEVLQGGLLAFLVLLIFLQHLRTALTIFAVIGISIMAVFNILFLRDITLNIMSLGGLALGVGMLDDCAIVVAENIFRHRSQGKSPADAAYVGTKEVGMAVSATIFTAIVVFLPVIYVRGVAGQLFRDTALTVTFSLLASLLVALTLIPMLLSRGTKTAASPLSAEDLAGEPAPAGGPKQPKSRGLLRIPAAVVRFVRRGLRLLFKGIGWLLSLLFGFVLQLVQLVLHYLTFPIRPLLRAVGRGFNSAYGRFASRYHVFLLWSLNHKARILGVSAVLFALTLILGAWIPRELMPRLRVSAFEVFLRTPVDYSYAQTEEFVGLAEGWLAADPAVEFFFSQIGLVSGMESFSPDVSLNSAKIAVQLDHSRNLNPAIERLRARFRDYPDIELSIVREQATMAQFLALGSAELGLKVRGDDLDVLKAVALDLAEELRGIPGVADVIAAVEEGKPEFLVRIRRQALEKYELSPEAVSTFLVNAVRGRTATQLKETDRKHDIVVRMERGTRESADRLLDQSLPYRKGSIPLRELVDWEIGRGPKEIRRENQQREIPVTANLRGTSLSRILPEVEARVRALDLPYGVRVVPSGEQEEMSRSFRSLITAFLLSVLLVYMIMAAQFESLLHPFLIMFTVPMGLVGAFGLLAATGQTLNIVSIIGIVVLVGIVNDNAIVKIDFTNQLRRSGLPLRQAVLEGSAVRLRPILMSTATTIFALIPLSLGLGEGSELLRPLGIAVVGGLLSSTFLTLILIPVIYEIVEGWKDRRRR, from the coding sequence ATGAGACTGGCCCGAACCGCCATCGACCGCCCGGTGACGACGATGATGTTTTACATCGGCGTCATCCTGATCGGGTTTGTCTCCCTGCGCCAGCTCAGCGTCGATCTTCTGCCGGATATCAGCTATCCCCGGCTGTCCGTTCTCACGCGTTTTCCCGGCGTCGCGCCCGAGGAGATCGAAACCATGGTCACGGCGCCTCTCGAGGCCGCCGTCAGCCGCGTTCCCGGGCTGCGCAAGGTCGAATCCCTGTCCCGGGAGGGCGTGTCCTTCCTGACCCTCGAGTTTGTCTGGGGCACGGACATGGATTTCGCCATGCTCCACACCCGGGAAAGGCTCGACGCCGCCCGCTACGGTCTTCCCGAGGGCGCCGAGACGCCGACCCTTATCGCCCTGGATCCCCAGACACGGCCCATCATGGTCGCCGCCGTAAGCGGCCGGGCCTCCCTCCTCGAACTCAAGGAATTCTCCGAGGAGCTCGTCAAGCCGCGCCTCGAACAGCTCGACGGCATCGGATCGGCCGAAGTCGTGGGCGGCGCGGTCCGGGAAATCCACGTCGAGGCCGATCCCGGGCTTCTGTCCCTCTACGGGCTGACCATCGACCAGGTCGCCTCCCGTATCGACGCCTTCAACCGCAATCTCCAGGGCGGAACCATCCTCAAGGGCCGGTTCTCTTACGCCCTGCGCGTGATCGGCGAGTTCGCCCATGCCGGCGAGCTGGGCGACATTCCCCTGGCGACGACGCCCGGGCGCGGCGTCGTCCGTCTCCGCGACGTGGCCCGGGTCGAGGATTCCGTCAAGGAGCGCGAGGGCGCGACGCGGTTGAACGGCAAGGAGAGCGTCGGGCTTCTGATCCGCAAGGAATCCGGCGCCAACACCGTCGCGGTCACCCGGACGGCCAAGGACACCCTGAACCGGATCACCCGGGAATATCCCCAGGTCGAAATTTTCATCGTCTCGGAACAGGCGCGCTACATCGAAACGGCCGTTGCGTCGGTCAAGGACGAGGTCCTCCAGGGCGGCCTCCTGGCTTTCCTCGTTCTCCTGATCTTCCTCCAGCACTTGAGGACGGCTCTCACCATTTTCGCCGTCATCGGAATCTCCATCATGGCCGTGTTCAACATCCTCTTTCTCCGCGACATTACACTCAACATCATGTCCCTCGGGGGGCTGGCTCTGGGGGTCGGCATGCTCGACGACTGCGCCATCGTCGTCGCCGAGAACATCTTCCGGCACCGGAGCCAGGGGAAGTCGCCGGCCGACGCGGCCTATGTCGGCACAAAGGAAGTCGGCATGGCCGTCAGCGCAACGATCTTCACCGCGATCGTCGTCTTCCTGCCCGTGATCTACGTCCGCGGCGTGGCCGGACAGCTCTTTCGGGACACCGCGCTGACCGTGACCTTCTCCCTCCTGGCCTCGCTCCTCGTCGCCCTGACGCTCATTCCCATGCTGCTTTCGCGGGGCACGAAAACCGCGGCAAGTCCGCTCTCCGCCGAAGACCTTGCCGGAGAACCAGCTCCCGCCGGCGGACCGAAACAGCCGAAGTCCCGAGGACTGCTCCGCATCCCGGCGGCCGTCGTCCGCTTTGTGCGGCGCGGACTTCGTCTCCTCTTCAAGGGGATCGGCTGGTTGCTGAGTCTGCTTTTCGGATTCGTTCTTCAACTCGTCCAACTTGTTCTTCATTACCTGACTTTCCCCATAAGACCCCTTCTCAGGGCTGTCGGCCGGGGTTTCAATTCGGCCTACGGCCGATTCGCCTCCCGCTATCACGTCTTCCTTCTCTGGAGCCTCAATCACAAAGCCCGGATCCTCGGCGTCTCCGCCGTGCTTTTCGCCCTGACTCTCATTCTCGGCGCCTGGATTCCCCGGGAACTCATGCCGCGGCTCCGGGTCTCCGCCTTCGAAGTTTTTCTGCGGACCCCCGTCGACTATTCCTACGCACAGACCGAGGAATTCGTCGGTCTCGCCGAGGGATGGCTGGCCGCCGATCCGGCGGTCGAATTCTTCTTCTCGCAGATCGGTCTCGTCTCCGGAATGGAAAGCTTCAGTCCCGATGTCTCCCTCAATTCGGCCAAGATCGCCGTCCAATTGGATCATTCGCGGAATCTCAATCCGGCGATCGAGAGATTGCGCGCGCGATTCCGGGATTATCCCGATATCGAGTTGTCCATCGTGCGCGAACAGGCGACCATGGCCCAGTTCCTGGCCCTGGGTTCGGCCGAACTGGGCCTCAAGGTCCGCGGGGACGATCTCGACGTCCTGAAAGCCGTGGCCCTGGACCTGGCCGAGGAATTGCGCGGCATTCCCGGAGTCGCCGACGTCATCGCCGCCGTGGAGGAGGGAAAACCCGAATTTCTGGTCCGCATCCGGCGTCAGGCCCTTGAAAAATACGAGCTTTCTCCGGAGGCCGTGAGCACCTTTCTCGTCAATGCCGTTCGCGGCCGGACGGCCACCCAGCTCAAGGAAACCGATCGCAAGCACGATATCGTCGTCCGCATGGAGCGGGGGACAAGGGAAAGCGCCGACAGGCTTCTCGACCAGAGCCTGCCGTACCGGAAAGGATCCATTCCTCTCCGCGAGCTCGTCGATTGGGAGATCGGCCGGGGACCCAAGGAGATCCGGCGGGAAAACCAGCAGCGGGAAATTCCGGTCACGGCCAATCTCCGCGGCACAAGCCTCAGCCGCATTCTTCCCGAAGTCGAGGCGCGGGTCCGGGCGCTCGATCTTCCTTACGGCGTCCGCGTCGTTCCGAGCGGCGAGCAGGAGGAGATGTCGCGCTCCTTCCGGAGCCTGATCACGGCCTTCCTGCTGTCGGTTCTCCTCGTCTACATGATCATGGCCGCACAATTCGAATCCCTGCTCCATCCTTTTCTCATCATGTTCACGGTGCCGATGGGCCTGGTCGGGGCCTTTGGGCTTCTGGCCGCCACGGGACAGACGCTCAATATCGTCTCGATCATCGGCATCGTCGTCCTTGTCGGCATCGTCAACGACAACGCCATCGTCAAGATCGACTTCACGAATCAGCTTCGAAGAAGCGGACTCCCGCTCCGGCAGGCCGTTCTCGAGGGCAGCGCCGTTCGTCTCCGCCCCATCCTGATGAGCACGGCCACGACGATTTTCGCCCTGATCCCCCTGTCTCTCGGGCTGGGGGAGGGGTCCGAACTTCTGCGCCCCCTGGGCATCGCCGTCGTCGGCGGGCTTTTGTCCTCGACCTTTCTGACCCTCATTCTCATCCCCGTCATTTATGAGATCGTCGAAGGCTGGAAGGACCGGAGGCGGCGGTGA
- a CDS encoding ATP-binding protein: protein ACREGYRAQYYRMPRLLQALAVARVDGRYGKILVHLLKLDVLVIDDWGLAPLDDPSRRDMLEILEDRYNCRSTIISSQLPVAAWHEMIGDRTLADAIMDRLVHQAYQFNLKGESMRKTTKSLTQAGH from the coding sequence GCCTGCCGGGAAGGATACCGGGCCCAATACTACCGGATGCCCCGCCTGCTCCAAGCCCTGGCCGTCGCCCGCGTCGACGGCCGGTACGGCAAAATCCTGGTCCATCTGCTCAAGCTGGACGTTTTGGTGATCGACGACTGGGGCTTGGCCCCGCTGGACGATCCCAGCCGGCGGGATATGCTGGAAATCCTGGAGGATCGCTACAACTGCCGTTCGACGATCATCTCGAGTCAACTGCCGGTGGCGGCCTGGCACGAGATGATCGGCGACCGGACTCTTGCCGATGCCATTATGGACCGGCTCGTCCATCAAGCCTACCAATTCAACCTGAAGGGAGAATCAATGCGGAAAACGACGAAATCCTTGACCCAAGCCGGCCACTAA
- a CDS encoding efflux RND transporter periplasmic adaptor subunit, whose product MTFKKTTLLLGLVVLIAAALVYAFVVRPKSVDKAGETEAVSGAGRSAAEETPLPVKALPVRRDDLVIRLKSPGEAFTERRVTVKAETTGKIRTLAVAEGHRARKGDVLVALDDSELALRVERLDAVRLKYLSELLLESRFAPARRDDGSPPPESVRKAEDDMKKAAALFESGMMSQKEFDRIRRDYETALIESGIKKDDIQAAAKGLTQAEIDVKIARMDLEKTRIRAPFGGIVTDVRISPGEHVSAGQELFTLVDISSLKVRARVLESEVGKIRTGREAGLKFSAYPGRIFTGRVQAVSPVINPEDRTCAVHIAVDNPSELIKPGMHAEVEITSEIHPGKLLVPQAAVLVRGGRKLVFVVEEGTAKWRYIEAGLENEDFVEAREGVAEGEMVIVEGHFTLAHDARVRIVE is encoded by the coding sequence ATGACATTCAAGAAAACAACTCTCCTCCTGGGGCTGGTCGTTCTCATCGCGGCCGCTCTCGTCTATGCCTTTGTCGTTCGGCCGAAATCCGTCGATAAAGCGGGCGAAACCGAAGCCGTATCCGGAGCCGGACGTTCCGCGGCCGAAGAGACGCCGCTTCCCGTCAAAGCTCTCCCGGTGAGAAGGGACGACCTCGTCATCCGGCTGAAATCGCCGGGCGAGGCTTTCACGGAGCGCCGCGTCACGGTCAAGGCCGAAACCACGGGAAAAATCCGGACTCTGGCCGTAGCCGAAGGACATCGGGCCCGAAAAGGGGATGTTCTCGTCGCTTTGGACGACAGCGAACTCGCGCTCCGCGTCGAACGGCTCGACGCCGTCCGGTTGAAGTATCTCTCCGAGCTTCTCCTCGAAAGCCGGTTTGCGCCCGCCCGGCGGGATGACGGCTCTCCGCCGCCCGAGAGCGTCCGGAAGGCCGAGGACGACATGAAAAAAGCGGCCGCCCTCTTCGAGTCCGGAATGATGTCCCAAAAGGAGTTCGACCGGATCCGGAGGGATTACGAAACCGCGCTCATCGAATCGGGCATCAAAAAAGACGACATCCAGGCCGCGGCCAAGGGTTTGACCCAGGCTGAAATCGACGTCAAGATCGCCCGCATGGACCTCGAAAAGACACGAATCCGGGCGCCATTCGGGGGAATCGTGACGGATGTCCGGATCTCGCCGGGCGAGCATGTCTCCGCGGGACAGGAGCTTTTCACGCTCGTCGACATTTCGTCCCTCAAGGTCCGGGCCCGGGTTCTGGAGAGCGAAGTGGGCAAGATCAGAACAGGTCGCGAAGCCGGGCTGAAATTCAGCGCTTATCCCGGCCGGATCTTCACGGGGCGGGTGCAGGCCGTGAGCCCGGTCATCAATCCCGAGGACAGGACGTGCGCCGTTCACATCGCCGTCGACAATCCGTCCGAACTCATCAAGCCCGGCATGCACGCCGAAGTTGAAATCACGTCGGAAATCCATCCCGGAAAGCTTCTTGTTCCCCAGGCGGCCGTTCTCGTCCGGGGCGGGCGCAAACTCGTCTTCGTCGTCGAGGAGGGGACGGCCAAGTGGCGCTACATCGAGGCCGGGCTGGAGAACGAGGATTTCGTCGAGGCCCGGGAGGGCGTCGCCGAGGGCGAAATGGTCATCGTCGAGGGGCACTTCACCCTTGCCCATGACGCCCGCGTCCGGATCGTCGAGTAA
- a CDS encoding D-cysteine desulfhydrase family protein gives MIAPYAISDIKKVLDRLPRIPLVHGPTPFYKLEALSEWLGGPPIYVKRDDLTGMALGGNKSRKLEYILADARAAGADTILTWGGRQSNWCLQTAASSRMIGLEPVLVLFGLGDIERDGNLLLDTVLQADIRFVEGVKGKVIKPAEALEILNPIAEELRARGRKPYLVSVGGSWLAGDMTNPLGAVAYVNAFAEMLEQADAAGIEVGHVVHATGSGGTQAGLVVGAKALAPECRVTGVSVSDPAVSFSREVMTIVVQTDQFLGLGLNVSAADIIVDDTHIGEGYGILNKATSEALRAVFIREGLVLDPVYTAKAMAGLIDFVRARTFPPGKAVVFFHTGGTPALFPYREALLDFLS, from the coding sequence ATGATTGCTCCCTATGCGATTTCCGACATAAAAAAAGTTCTTGATCGCTTGCCCCGCATCCCGCTCGTTCACGGTCCGACGCCGTTCTATAAGCTGGAGGCTCTCTCGGAATGGCTGGGCGGGCCGCCGATTTACGTCAAACGCGACGACCTCACGGGCATGGCTCTGGGCGGGAACAAGTCCCGGAAACTCGAGTACATCCTGGCCGATGCCAGGGCAGCCGGGGCCGATACCATCCTCACCTGGGGAGGCCGCCAGTCGAACTGGTGTCTTCAGACGGCTGCCTCATCCCGGATGATCGGCCTGGAACCCGTTCTAGTGCTGTTCGGTTTGGGCGATATCGAGCGGGACGGCAACCTGCTCCTCGACACCGTTCTTCAGGCGGATATCCGTTTTGTCGAGGGTGTCAAAGGCAAGGTCATCAAACCGGCCGAGGCGCTCGAAATTTTGAATCCGATCGCGGAGGAGCTTCGCGCTCGGGGACGGAAGCCTTATCTCGTCTCGGTCGGAGGGTCCTGGCTCGCCGGAGACATGACAAACCCGCTGGGTGCAGTCGCCTACGTCAACGCGTTTGCCGAGATGCTGGAGCAAGCCGACGCGGCGGGAATCGAGGTCGGGCATGTCGTCCATGCCACCGGGTCCGGGGGAACTCAGGCCGGACTTGTCGTGGGCGCCAAAGCCTTGGCCCCGGAATGCCGGGTCACGGGTGTCAGCGTGTCCGATCCCGCGGTCTCATTCAGCCGCGAGGTTATGACGATCGTGGTTCAAACAGATCAATTCCTGGGGCTCGGACTGAATGTTTCCGCCGCCGACATCATTGTCGACGACACCCACATTGGAGAAGGATACGGCATTTTGAACAAAGCGACATCGGAGGCGCTCCGGGCGGTCTTCATCCGCGAAGGGCTTGTGCTCGATCCGGTCTATACGGCCAAAGCCATGGCCGGACTCATCGATTTTGTACGCGCTCGAACTTTCCCTCCCGGCAAGGCTGTCGTCTTTTTCCACACCGGGGGCACGCCGGCCCTCTTCCCTTACCGCGAAGCGCTCCTGGATTTTCTCTCTTGA
- a CDS encoding efflux RND transporter permease subunit: MKACVERPVATVMLFLAAAFLGVYSFMNIPLELAPSENYPRISIQTFWPDVPPEIIQTEVTSLLEEVAVGVKGVRKVTSSSSIGNSLITLEFDLKTNMEFAALALQEKIAGLRHELPVSATRPQIIPYVPEDFSTRPFLQYTISGDYTLQQLRTMLKESLEHKLGSVRGVKAVEVSGGSDPEIRIEMDHDRMTALRIQPFHMQAALNRWNQTFPAGKIRRGEQEYLFKIAGFLGDRKSLENMIVGRSGGVPILLRDVAAVFPTYGEIRSINRINGQPTLRLTVHKEKGVSTLGVSRQVKERLAEVRRELPADLVFRPVDDESAEILKSVRELGLLVLIIFAVLFVLVRIILKNIRPSLLVLSSIVFSVLLTFNLVYGFGVSINMLTLGGLALGLGLFVDNSVVVFESILRLRERGLPPAEAAIQGPREVFIAVLASTLTTMSVFFTFPFFQGRLKIYYLPLAVVISSALAVSMLVSFTLIPALSPKLLAMRRDHRKGRLRETTGHLVAFLVRHPVAVILVVSALLYGSYSWFRKEVPLGEFFRWYSRDQLRVSLGMPPGTSIETTDEVIRTFEAKGLEKPYEKDINTQVSPERAYLVVTFPPEIEMSYRPYQLKEEFIQIATQFAGISIGVSGFDPQAFFSSMGAGTYYDSNIKFYGYNLKKLKEITGDLERRLTQNPRIREVRTVSSRYGWFRGTDSFENVLILDRQALQVHNIDPAGLFSHIQSLLRGRIQTPVRWRTEGRELAVSIKFPRAETMDIPALMDSLITGRNGEHVRLGMLVSLEERPIAGSIDRENQQFQQTVMWEFRGPSKAASNYRKAVFESLTLPPGFTAVLDEPWRMTEEEKRQIGLAAIAALVLIFMILAALYESLLQPFYILLAVPLALCGVFVAFVISGFAFDSSAYIGVILLGGIVVNNSILLVDRINRNRREGLGLIEAVVQGSKDRVRPILMTAGTTILAMLPLILIQVEVGRRRIWSSLALATVGGLTSSTIFILAVIPIFYVLGERLRLWFRARMAEIAYQRRELL; encoded by the coding sequence GTGAAAGCCTGCGTCGAACGTCCGGTTGCGACGGTCATGCTTTTTCTGGCCGCGGCCTTCCTGGGCGTCTACTCGTTCATGAACATCCCGCTGGAACTGGCTCCGAGCGAGAATTATCCCCGAATCAGCATCCAGACATTCTGGCCCGACGTTCCGCCCGAAATCATCCAGACCGAGGTCACATCCCTGCTCGAAGAGGTTGCGGTGGGGGTCAAGGGCGTGCGCAAGGTCACCTCGAGCTCGTCCATCGGAAATTCCCTGATCACTTTGGAATTCGACCTGAAGACGAACATGGAATTCGCCGCCCTGGCCCTCCAGGAAAAAATCGCCGGCCTCCGTCACGAGTTGCCGGTGAGCGCGACGCGGCCGCAGATCATTCCCTATGTGCCCGAAGATTTCAGCACCCGGCCCTTTCTCCAATACACGATATCCGGCGACTACACCCTGCAACAGCTCCGGACCATGCTCAAGGAATCCCTCGAACACAAGCTGGGATCCGTCCGGGGGGTCAAGGCCGTCGAAGTCAGCGGGGGTTCCGACCCCGAAATCCGGATCGAGATGGACCACGACAGGATGACGGCCCTGCGGATCCAGCCTTTCCATATGCAGGCGGCCCTCAACCGGTGGAATCAGACCTTCCCGGCCGGGAAAATCCGGCGGGGGGAACAGGAATACCTGTTCAAGATCGCCGGCTTTCTGGGCGACCGGAAATCCCTGGAAAACATGATCGTCGGACGTTCGGGCGGCGTGCCGATTCTTCTCCGGGACGTGGCCGCCGTGTTTCCGACCTACGGCGAAATCCGCAGCATCAACCGGATCAACGGACAGCCCACCCTCCGGCTGACCGTCCACAAGGAAAAGGGCGTGAGCACGCTCGGCGTTTCGCGCCAGGTCAAGGAACGCCTGGCCGAGGTCCGCCGGGAACTGCCCGCCGACCTGGTCTTCCGCCCCGTCGACGACGAGAGCGCGGAGATCCTGAAGAGCGTCCGCGAGCTCGGCCTTCTCGTCCTGATCATTTTCGCCGTGCTGTTCGTTCTGGTCCGGATCATCCTGAAAAACATCCGGCCGTCGCTTCTCGTCCTGTCCTCCATCGTCTTTTCCGTTCTTCTGACCTTCAATCTCGTCTACGGTTTCGGCGTGTCCATCAACATGCTGACGCTCGGAGGCCTGGCCCTCGGGCTGGGTCTGTTCGTCGACAATTCGGTCGTCGTCTTCGAAAGCATCCTGAGGCTCCGGGAGCGCGGCCTGCCCCCGGCCGAGGCCGCAATCCAGGGGCCCCGCGAGGTGTTCATCGCCGTCCTGGCCTCGACGCTGACCACGATGAGCGTTTTTTTCACCTTCCCGTTTTTCCAGGGCCGGTTGAAGATCTATTATCTTCCTCTGGCCGTCGTCATCTCCTCGGCGCTGGCCGTCTCCATGCTCGTCTCCTTCACGCTGATTCCCGCTTTGAGTCCCAAACTGCTGGCCATGCGGCGGGATCACCGAAAGGGGAGACTCCGGGAGACGACCGGACACCTGGTCGCATTCCTGGTCCGCCATCCCGTCGCGGTCATTCTCGTCGTCTCCGCCCTTCTCTATGGAAGCTACTCCTGGTTCAGAAAGGAAGTGCCCCTGGGCGAATTTTTCCGATGGTATTCCCGCGACCAGCTGAGAGTCAGCCTCGGCATGCCGCCGGGGACAAGCATCGAGACGACGGACGAGGTCATCCGGACCTTCGAAGCCAAGGGACTCGAGAAGCCTTACGAAAAGGACATCAACACCCAGGTCAGCCCCGAGAGGGCTTATCTTGTCGTCACATTCCCCCCGGAGATCGAAATGTCCTACCGCCCCTATCAACTGAAGGAGGAATTCATTCAAATCGCGACCCAGTTCGCCGGCATCTCCATCGGTGTCTCCGGATTCGATCCCCAGGCCTTTTTTTCGAGCATGGGAGCGGGAACCTATTACGATTCGAACATCAAGTTTTACGGCTACAACCTGAAGAAACTCAAGGAAATCACGGGCGATCTCGAAAGACGCTTGACTCAGAATCCCCGGATTCGTGAGGTTCGGACGGTCTCCAGCCGCTATGGCTGGTTTCGGGGGACCGATTCCTTCGAAAACGTGCTGATCCTCGACAGGCAGGCGCTCCAGGTCCACAACATCGATCCCGCAGGCCTTTTCTCTCACATCCAGTCTCTCCTTCGGGGGCGGATCCAGACGCCCGTCCGCTGGCGCACGGAGGGCCGGGAACTGGCCGTCTCCATCAAGTTTCCCAGGGCGGAAACGATGGACATTCCGGCTCTCATGGACAGCCTGATCACGGGCAGGAACGGCGAACACGTCCGGCTGGGCATGCTGGTCTCGCTTGAGGAGCGACCGATCGCCGGGTCCATCGACCGGGAGAACCAGCAGTTCCAGCAAACGGTCATGTGGGAGTTCCGGGGTCCCTCCAAGGCGGCGAGCAATTATCGGAAAGCCGTCTTTGAAAGCCTCACTCTGCCGCCGGGCTTCACGGCCGTCCTGGACGAGCCCTGGCGCATGACGGAAGAGGAAAAGCGCCAGATCGGGCTGGCCGCGATCGCCGCCCTCGTCCTCATTTTCATGATCCTGGCCGCCCTCTACGAATCTCTCCTGCAGCCGTTCTATATTCTTTTAGCCGTTCCCCTGGCACTCTGCGGGGTTTTTGTGGCTTTCGTCATCTCCGGCTTCGCCTTCGATTCCTCGGCTTACATCGGCGTCATTCTGCTCGGAGGCATTGTCGTCAACAATTCCATTCTCCTTGTCGATCGCATCAACCGGAACAGGCGGGAGGGACTCGGGCTGATCGAGGCCGTCGTCCAGGGTTCGAAAGACCGGGTGCGGCCCATCCTCATGACGGCGGGAACCACAATCCTGGCCATGCTTCCCCTGATCCTCATCCAGGTGGAGGTCGGGCGGCGCCGAATCTGGTCCTCGCTGGCTCTGGCGACGGTCGGAGGACTCACAAGTTCGACAATTTTCATCCTGGCGGTGATCCCCATATTCTATGTTCTGGGGGAAAGACTCCGGCTCTGGTTCAGAGCCAGGATGGCCGAGATTGCGTATCAAAGAAGGGAGCTGCTTTGA
- a CDS encoding ABC transporter ATP-binding protein — protein MLSISSFSGEGLALLGALGGFVVLWYGGGEMIRDNFTIGGYVAFVAYLGKLYGPTQIVASLGLTIQPALSALDRVKELFDFIIHPGENVVFAGPNGSGKSTIIKLILGLYPVDWGKIFIDDHDINSLALSSLRERIGTVSQNCFLFNDTIRNNIRYGNPNAGEEEIVEAAKKAGAHDFIMKLEKGFDTEIGETGKKLSGGEKQKIAIARAYIKKSDVIIVDEMATHLDCGSEEMIYGALADGYADKTCIIIAHNADVIRMGNRVLVVDQGRIIEKHPAPNTANI, from the coding sequence ATGCTCTCCATCTCGTCTTTCTCCGGCGAAGGGCTTGCCTTGCTCGGGGCTTTGGGGGGTTTTGTTGTTCTCTGGTACGGAGGAGGCGAGATGATCAGGGACAACTTCACCATCGGAGGCTATGTGGCCTTTGTCGCGTATCTCGGGAAGCTTTATGGCCCCACCCAAATTGTGGCTTCGCTGGGCCTGACAATCCAGCCGGCCTTGAGCGCCTTGGACAGGGTCAAGGAGCTCTTCGACTTCATCATCCATCCCGGAGAGAACGTCGTTTTCGCCGGGCCGAACGGATCGGGAAAAAGCACGATCATCAAGCTGATATTGGGACTTTATCCCGTTGATTGGGGAAAGATATTCATTGACGACCACGATATCAACTCCTTGGCGCTTTCGAGCTTGAGGGAAAGAATCGGCACGGTTTCCCAAAATTGCTTTCTTTTCAATGACACTATCAGGAACAATATCCGATACGGCAATCCGAATGCCGGGGAAGAGGAGATCGTCGAGGCGGCCAAAAAAGCCGGTGCGCATGACTTCATCATGAAGCTGGAGAAAGGATTTGATACGGAGATTGGAGAAACGGGGAAAAAGCTCTCAGGGGGAGAAAAACAGAAAATCGCGATTGCCCGTGCGTACATAAAGAAATCGGATGTCATTATTGTGGATGAGATGGCAACGCATTTGGATTGCGGCTCAGAGGAAATGATCTACGGCGCTTTAGCAGATGGATATGCGGACAAGACATGTATCATTATTGCTCACAATGCCGATGTCATTCGAATGGGCAATAGAGTCTTGGTAGTGGACCAAGGGAGAATCATAGAAAAACACCCCGCGCCAAATACTGCGAATATATGA